In Silene latifolia isolate original U9 population chromosome X, ASM4854445v1, whole genome shotgun sequence, the following proteins share a genomic window:
- the LOC141623155 gene encoding protein RER1A-like isoform X1, translating to MDPTSTSTSTNDEDMTSTPSALASRWHFMVTQRFQYYLDKSTPHILHRWIGLCFVAFIYAVRVYYVKGFYIISYGLGIYLLNLLIGFLSPQVDPEILELTDGPTLPTRGSDEFRPFVRRLPEFKFWYSITKAFCIAFVMTFFSVFDVPVFWPILLFYWFVLFTLTMRRQIQHMVKYKYVPFSFGKKRYNRKRQAAEENVSLVRD from the exons ATGGaccccacctccacctccacctccaccaacgACGAAGACATGACGTCAACACCGTCCGCATTGGCGTCACGGTGGCACTTTATGGTTACACAACGATTCCAATATTACCTAGACAAATCGACCCCACACATTCTCCACCGTTGGATCGGGTTGTGCTTCGTGGCATTCATCTACGCCGTACGCGTGTACTACGTTAAAGGTTTCTACATAATATCCTACGGCCTTGGAATTTACCTTCTTAACCTTTTGATCGGATTTCTATCTCCTCAGGTGGACCCCGAGATTCTAGAACTTACTGATGGTCCAACCTTGCCTACACGTGGCTCCGATGAATTTCGCCCCTTTGTTCGCCGTTTACCTGAGTTCAAATTCTG GTATTCCATTACAAAAGCTTTCTGCATAGCTTTCGTAATGACGTTCTTCAGTGTGTTTGATGTTCCCGTTTTCTGGCCGATACTCCTTTTTTACTGGTTTGTTTTGTTCACACTCACCATGAGAAGACAAATACAACATATGGTCAAATACAAATATGTTCCATTCTCCTTTGGGAAAAAG CGTTATAACCGAAAGAGGCAAGCTGCAGAGGAGAACGTGTCCCTTGTAAGAGATTGA
- the LOC141623153 gene encoding small RNA degrading nuclease 1-like, producing the protein MEDKLSTASKDVLVHIVKLAQKAGMKGEHGDWKEFLKFFDKKFGSSMSDPSKRTADDLRAFVLSFKEKEDINYFARLMKSHTNREKVKQLLKGQDTESPEQRLVHLTLEHPHYSLSYSFPSHEEEWFVTKFGKKAKGKTSNTLLAVDCEMVLCEDGTEALVKICMVDRDLQIKLHEFVNPGKPVADYRTHITGVSAKDLEGVTFSIKDIQKSMRKLLSRGEILVGHSLSNDLKAMKVDHAIVIDTSFIFKYGDESTRRRPSLNDLCKTVLGYELRKKGASHNCVDDACAAMKLVLAKIENGNDDVIPVAQPDVPEVEKAKLLVHRIPNDLASEELKQVICGDFTIEIQASKNGKGKNYSAFAIFENPQEALNAYENLQGEENKDSYGRPQKLVSVQLKSGLTSAIYVRKMTLDNSPSQVSAKRSSQTETSGGELKRLKTDHSEEVLEGSSCVDHELEIKRLKKLVEERDEEISRQQNILTALTRKQGL; encoded by the exons ATGGAAGACAAATTATCTACTGCTTCTAAAGAT GTCCTTGTTCATATCGTCAAATTAGCGCAAAAAGCCGGAATGAAGGGTGAACATGGTGACTGGAAGGAGTTTCTGAAATTTTTTGATAAAAAATTTGGTTCTAGCATGAGCGACCCGTCTAAGAGGACCGCCGATGATTTACGTGCATTTGTACTCAGCTTCAAGGAGAAGGAAGATATTAAT TACTTTGCCAGGCTGATGAAGAGTCACACAAATCGTGAGAAAGTAAAGCAACTCTTGAAAGGTCAAGACACCGAGTCCCCTGAACAG AGGTTGGTTCATTTGACCCTTGAGCACCCACATTATTCATTGTCCTACTCATTTCCTTCACATGAAGAG GAATGGTTCGTTACAAAATTTGGTAAGAAAGCCAAGGGGAAAACATCAAATACATTGCTGGCTGTTGACTGTGAGATGGTTCTCTGTGAGGATGGAACTGAAGCCTTAGTTAAAATTTGTATGGTTGATCGGGATTTACAG ATTAAACTCCATGAATTTGTGAATCCTGGTAAGCCAGTTGCAGATTACCGGACACACATTACAGGAGTTTCTGCAAAAGATTTAGAGGGAGTCACTTTTTCAATTAAAGACATACAG AAATCAATGCGAAAGCTGTTGTCGCGCGGGGAGATTTTAGTTGGTCATAGCCTCAGTAATGACCTGAAAG CAATGAAGGTAGACCATGCGATAGTTATTGACACTTCTTTTATCTTCAAGTATGGAGATGAATCTACAAGAAGACGCCCTTCTTTGAATGATCTGTGTAAG ACTGTGTTGGGTTATGAACTTCGGAAGAAGGGAGCTTCGCATAATTGTGTTGATGATGCATGTGCTGCAATGAAACTCGTGCTTGCAAAGATAGAGAATGGAAACGACGATGTTATTCCTGTGGCTCAGCCTGAT GTACCAGAGGTGGAAAAGGCCAAGCTTCTTGTGCACAGAATTCCCAACGATTTAGCTAGTGAAGAACTGAAGCAGGTGATTTGCGGGGACTTCACAATTGAAATTCAG GCTAGcaagaatggtaaagggaaaaactattctgcttttgcaatttttgaaaatccacAGGAGGCACTTAATGCATATGAAAATCTGCAAGGAGAAGAAAATAAG GACTCTTATGGGCGACCACAAAAACTCGTCTCAGTCCAGCTGAAATCCGGTTTGACATCTGCAATCTACGTTCGTAAAATGACACTTGATAACTCTCCTTCACAAGTCTCCGCGAAGCGATCATCTCAAACAGAGACATCTGGGGGCGAGTTGAAAAGATTGAAGACCGACCACAGTGAAGAAGTTTTAGAGGGAAGTTCATGTGTTGATCATGAACtggagattaaaagattgaagaAGTTGGTAGAAGAAAGAGATGAAGAAATTTCTAGGCAGCAAAATATTTTAACTGCTCTTACAAGAAAACAAGGGCTGTAG
- the LOC141623154 gene encoding UPF0481 protein At3g47200-like translates to MVAVYNKDLLSWYLITLKLRETLNNAPKQIEGASDDNVSQQDQQQAQQQSRSESLEVVVDQEETCIQGETSQSPSPKGTEWIISIKEKLEEAAQDDVAGSWAKICIYRVPNFLREQDDDKTYIPQVVSIGPYHRGRRRLLAMERHKWRALYHMLKLKKQDIGQYINAMKELEERTRSCYEGPLLNITSNEFVEMMVLDGCFIIELLKGYVEGFENLGYERNDPIFAMRGMMYSIRRDLMMIENQIPVFVLDKLLGIQLGDPDKKGLTAELALIFFDPLSPIDEPLTARQKTKLESSLHANKVAFHPLSDQSGLHCLDIFRRSLLRKGPEPMPRHWFKKWSRRNMVVDHRRTQLIHCVMDLKEAGLKFKQRKTDRFWDIKFKNGVLHIPRLLVHDGTKALFLNLVAYEQSHLDCTNDITAYVVFMDNLINSAQDVSYLHYCGILEHWLGNDVEVADMFNHLCREVVFDINDSYLSNVSEQVNMYYQRRWNAWKASLKHKYFYNPWAIISFLAAVFLILLTFAQTYYSVYSYYRPPN, encoded by the exons ATGGTTGCTGTTTACAACAAAGATTTGTTAAGTTGGTACTTAATCACTCTAAAACTCAGAGAAACACTCAACAATGCTCCTAAACAAATCGAAGGAGCGTCTGATGACAATGTATCCCAGCAGGATCAACAGCAGGCCCAGCAGCAGTCGCGGTCGGAGTCGCTTGAAGTGGTCGTTGACCAGGAAGAAACCTGTATCCAAGGTGAGACATCGCAATCACCGAGTCCAAAAGGAACAGAATGGATAATCTCGATCAAGGAAAAACTCGAGGAGGCGGCCCAAGATGATGTTGCGGGTTCATGGGCAAAAATCTGTATTTACAGGGTACCAAATTTTCTCAGAGAGCAAGATGATGACAAGACATACATCCCACAAGTTGTTTCGATAGGGCCTTACCATCGTGGAAGGCGGCGTCTCCTAGCCATGGAACGACATAAATGGCGGGCATTGTATCATATGCTAAAGCTCAAGAAACAGGATATAGGACAGTATATTAATGCTATGAAAGAGTTAGAAGAGAGGACAAGGTCCTGCTATGAAGGCCCATTATTGAATATTACCAGCAACGAGTTTGTCGAAATGATGGTACTTGATGGTTGTTTCATTATAGAGCTACTTAAAGGGTATGTAGAGGGGTTTGAGAACCTTGGATATGAAAGGAATGATCCCATTTTCGCGATGAGGGGCATGATGTATTCTATAAGAAGAGATTTGATGATGATCGAGAATCAAATTCCGGTGTTTGTGCTTGATAAGCTTCTGGGTATACAGTTAGGAGACCCTGATAAAAAAGGGCTCACTGCAGAGTTAGCCCTGATATTTTTCGACCCATTGTCGCCTATTGATGAGCCATTGACAGCAAGACAGAAGACCAAGTTAGAGTCGTCTTTACACGCCAATAAAGTCGCCTTTCACCCGTTATCTGACCAAAGTGGGCTTCACTGCCTTGATATTTTCAGACGGAGTCTCCTTCGGAAAGGTCCTGAACCAATGCCCAG GCACTGGTTCAAGAAATGGTCCCGTAGGAACATGGTGGTAGACCATAGGCGAACCCAACTCATCCATTGTGTCATGGACCTTAAGGAAGCCGGTCTCAAATTCAAGCAGAGGAAAACTGACCGTTTCTGGGACATCAAGTTCAAGAATGGAGTTCTTCACATTCCCCGACTTCTAGTCCACGATGGGACAAAAGCCTTGTTCCTCAACCTCGTGGCCTACGAGCAAAGCCACCTCGACTGCACAAACGACATCACAGCTTACGTGGTTTTCATGGATAACTTGATCAATAGTGCTCAAGATGTGAGTTACCTTCACTACTGTGGGATCCTTGAGCATTGGCTTGGCAATGATGTTGAAGTCGCTGACATGTTTAACCACCTTTGTCGAGAGGTTGTGTTCGACATCAATGACAGTTACCTCTCTAATGTTTCGGAGCAGGTTAATATGTATTATCAACGCAGGTGGAATGCTTGGAAAGCCAGCTTGAAGCACAAGTACTTCTACAATCCATGGGCTATTATTTCATTCCTGGCTGCTGTTTTCTTGATATTGCTTACCTTTGCACAGACTTATTATTCAGTATATAGCTACTATAGACCCCCTAATTAA
- the LOC141623155 gene encoding protein RER1A-like isoform X2: MDPTSTSTSTNDEDMTSTPSALASRWHFMVTQRFQYYLDKSTPHILHRWIGLCFVAFIYAVDPEILELTDGPTLPTRGSDEFRPFVRRLPEFKFWYSITKAFCIAFVMTFFSVFDVPVFWPILLFYWFVLFTLTMRRQIQHMVKYKYVPFSFGKKRYNRKRQAAEENVSLVRD, from the exons ATGGaccccacctccacctccacctccaccaacgACGAAGACATGACGTCAACACCGTCCGCATTGGCGTCACGGTGGCACTTTATGGTTACACAACGATTCCAATATTACCTAGACAAATCGACCCCACACATTCTCCACCGTTGGATCGGGTTGTGCTTCGTGGCATTCATCTACGCC GTGGACCCCGAGATTCTAGAACTTACTGATGGTCCAACCTTGCCTACACGTGGCTCCGATGAATTTCGCCCCTTTGTTCGCCGTTTACCTGAGTTCAAATTCTG GTATTCCATTACAAAAGCTTTCTGCATAGCTTTCGTAATGACGTTCTTCAGTGTGTTTGATGTTCCCGTTTTCTGGCCGATACTCCTTTTTTACTGGTTTGTTTTGTTCACACTCACCATGAGAAGACAAATACAACATATGGTCAAATACAAATATGTTCCATTCTCCTTTGGGAAAAAG CGTTATAACCGAAAGAGGCAAGCTGCAGAGGAGAACGTGTCCCTTGTAAGAGATTGA